Genomic window (Hippoglossus stenolepis isolate QCI-W04-F060 chromosome 11, HSTE1.2, whole genome shotgun sequence):
TTTAACAATAATcaaaaacatgatgaatattCACACGTCCTATATACTGTACAGGTCATTTTAAAGCAGTTATTTCATTCGTAAAATATCGATACCGCAATTTAAAATGAGGGAACTtgaatattaatacattttgtttattgagctttacacaatttaaataatattgTACATTGTATATGAATAAATTTGTGTAAATGCTGCGATGGTCTATATAATCATAATGccttatgtattttatatattcatatcatTTTATGAACATAATGTAAGTAGTTTTAAGGCACCTGACTAATTAGCATTGTGTCATATTCAAACCATCCCATCATTATTCCTGTTTCCCTTTATTaactttcatttctgtttcatccacacacactcattgtaCCTTCACTCTTCATTCAATAGGCAAGCATGGAAATGTTGCCTCGCATTATACAGTAAATACCATAAATACATTACATAAATAGAAATTAATTAACGTTGAGGCTGCTATatggttgtgtttccattgcataaaaatgctgctgtgtgtatttttatgctCATTTCATTGTTCGTCTGAGAATTGACTGAATcctcattttatcttttattttattgttccTCTATTCTAAATCGGTTTGGAGCTACTATTGAATCTGTGTTGGGACGATGAACAACTTTCTCCCAAAAGATATTCCCTGATCTGCTGTGTTGATGACGAGGGTGGTAGCTCCTAAATATCCCATGAGTCCCATTCACTAGCAAGGACCACACCATCAACGAGATGCGACACATGAGAGTTTAAAGGATTCTTGGGTCTTAGTTTCTTTGTGGGGAAGCTTTGGACTGGGGATCTGTTGCAGCAACCTGGCGGGATGGGCCCCCTCAGGACCCTATGTAGAGGAGCaaggagagggaaaaagaaGGGGTGCCGAATAGGAGAATGGAAGAGGGGAGAGGGTTAGGATGATATGCAGTtgaagaaaacataattttctttattttgaatacAATATATACATCTTTTTTCATCTATCTGCTCTGGTGGCTGGTTTCTGGTCGGCTGCAGGCAGTCACCTGACATTACATGACGCGTGTGACTGAAAATGCATTACGCAgccatgaaaaaaataaaggccATTGCCAACAATGGAGTCAGAGTCAGATTGGGGGAAGCCAGCATTGCAAAAGTAGGTAAAATACAACAATCCATGTATCACACTGAAAAAGCTTTCAGGGAAGTCACAAGTTTTAAAGAGCAGAAGATGTCAGTGTTAAATCAACGTACAATCTCCTATTGGATTTGGACAAAGCAGGAGTTACACACCCTATAATCACACCACTACTCCACCCAACCAACCATCACCACTTGTTGCCCATCTGTGTATAATATCCACTGACCTCCTTTGGCCCAGACGACCCTAGGTCCAATTCATAGTGTCATTTTCTCGCTGAAGGTGCTGCGCCGGGTCCTCTGTGACATGGAGTATATCGGCCAGCTGTTAGAATAACAAGTCGCGTGACTGAACATTTCTCTGAACCTGGTGGACATGAGGTTGTAGAGGATGGGGTTGATGGCAGAGCTCAGGTAGAAACAAACTCCGGAGATGATGTGGACGTGCTCGAAGAGCTTGAGGTGCTGCTGGGAAGAGGTGTCGATGTAACTCCACATCAAGCGGTCCACGTGGAAGGGCGCCCAGCAGAGCCCGAACACGACCACCAACACACCTGGATCAGGAGGATGCAATCACatagagtcacagagaacacgCTAACAGAAGCAGACACACGATCGTCAATCCAATCACCAGCATGTGACAGACGGCAAGACAAAGCTGAAACACAATAgtcaaaaggaaaaagacaaaaataacaaatgctTATGGGCTCGAGGGCTGTTAACACTCAGATGCACACATACTCAAAACATAACTGAAAAAACACCTACACAGCATCTTGGTGACTTGCATGTTGCGTTTGCTCAGCTTCTTTTTACTTGACCCGGAGACACTTTCCTCTCCAAAGCTACACCTGGTGTCCGCCATGGTCATGATCTTCTCGTTGCGGAGCTGCAAGCCAATGAGCAGGTAGAGAACGCTGATTATCAACATGGGGAGCAGGAAGAAGACCAGCGTGGAAATCAGGATGATCAGGTTGTACATCCAGGTGGGCTTGACCACATCTGAGGATGGAGATACAACAGTGTAGAGAAGCACAGATCTGAGTCAGCTCATGATCCCAGATGTACCAAGGGCATCATCGCTTCATATGTCAGAGCAAAACCTTTGAGCACTTTGTAGCCAGCTAGGCAGTTTTGCTCTAGAAATGGTTAGTCTGTGAGTAcataacacaaatacatacatatatgtatgacCCTTAACAGATTCCTTGACatgattttgaaaaaataaatgagtcTACAGCAagattgtatttaaagatggatgacacctCTGATCCCccaaagtaaagccaaagcatcttcattgccccctggtgactggctgcagtataggtaaaAGATTCTGTGAATGGGAcacagaccaaactaaaacgtacatgtcatattgatttttttcacGTCATTTTAGCTAATTCTTATCACGCTGCTGTATGTCAAAGTGTTATttttctcataagtttggtttgaattagttagtttatgctataaaaatgagatgaaacatcatgattgacagctgagactgactcatgattggtcgagtgcatgtaCAGTATCGGCCTCGCTAGTGTTGACACTTGACCCAAATGTGTAAGATGGCAGTGCTTGTatatatccaggatattttatcttcatctCTGGgtagtggaaggaagtggagatttTTCATCCATCTTAATAATCGGTCTATGGtctacagcaacaacaattttCGTTTGGTTTTGATGGAGGGCCCCTCGGCCtcttttgcctggggcccccagGTCCCTTTAAACACTCATTCATTAAAATGACCTGCAAACCAATGACATACCTATCggcctcagctgtactttgtgtttagtgctaattGGAAGATGTTagcatgtgaacatgtgaactaAACCTTTAATATTCCTCCATTTCAGCACGTTAACATTATCTTTGTGAGAATATTTGCATTTGGTCTCACAGCAGTGCTACAATGGCTCTTAAACAAAGGGaaaaattgaatataaagaTTTACACATACGGCAGATTGTAGATCGAGGAAACGGTCGTCCAAACCTTGGAGGCAGCACCATGATGCCGTGCAGGCTGGTGTTTGGCACAGCACACACCATGGACAGAACCCACAGCATGAAGATGACCCTCCTGACGTGGGCGTGCGTGGTCATGTGTTTGACTTTCAGGGGGTGGACCACAGCCACGTAGCGCTCCCCACAGAGAGCGGTGACATTGAGGATTGAGGCGAAACAGACGGTCTCAAACAGGAAGGTTTTGAAGTAGCAGCCCCCCTCGCCGAGCAGGAAAGGGTAGTTCTGCCACATGTCGTAGAGCTCTAAAGGCatgcccagcagcagcaccagcaggtCAGACACCGCCAGACTCAGCAGGTAGTAGTTGGTGGGCGTCTGCATCACCCTGTAGCGTAAGATGACAGCGCAGGTCAAACAGTTGCCCAGGACGCCCACCATGAAGATGGCGAGGTAGGTGACGCAGACGGGAGAGAAGACGGGGGACCGGAGAGGCCCCAGGTACCTGGCCAGGTACTCCTCCTCACTCAAACACAGCTCATCTAGATCCTGCTGAGTGGCGTTGGCCAGCACCCACGAGATATTCATCCCACACGCCACAGCGGCCTCGGGGCAGCCCACGCCACTGAAGACTTGGGCACCAGATGTGAAAATAGCTTTGAGGGAACAGTTCAGCTCCAGCATGGTGATGTTTGATGCTAGGTTCTTTGCAGCTCTAAACCTATTGAAAGgaataaaaaggaggaaatgtaAGCACCCCACTGGTTTTACACAGTTCaacctatttatttatacttctCAACCTGTGACGACAGTTGTGTAATTTCTTGGCTAAGATTGAAAAAATAACCTTGATGGTGTCTTAAGCTGTCAGTGAAAAcgttcctgccagccccctcaTACAATGACTGGAAAATGTCTTAGTGAGCCcgtgtgagaacacagcaggacgGGTGTGTTGATGTCGTacacaaaagtgaaaagaacATCAATATTTTAGGATGAAGaaggtgtcatacacgtagaaaacaaggatgaagatgtcaacttggaatTACAGCTAGATTCTGaatcttttggtgatgagggccgacgccggtgttgatgtgttgtaaacaatAACACATGTTGTCCGCAACAGAATTTCTACGCTATGTTATACCTCCTGCATGACGCCACTCATCTTTTctttgttgtgaacgcatctgactcGAACAATCTTCAGCTGTGCTCTCATAAAGaggcaaactccggaaaatgtcctggaggggggggggcctcgTAGCTGCGGCCTGAGGCAATATCCCACTTTACCTACCTGTTGAAATGTCCCTGTTTGGCAATTTACCACAGGAAGGTTCTAGCCAATAGGATTATAAGATATGAGGTTACCTCAATTTTGACCATTCCTTTCTAAAAATCTGTGTCTTGAGAGTCCCTCAGCCGTATGAAACTGCGACACTAACTTTCTGGAACACCCACTTTCAGCTAAGAAAGTAGCCTTACATAATGTGATTACATTTGGattctaaaacaaaaacaactctcAGAGAGATGATTTGTTGAAGTGAATCTATTTATAATTGACTAGTTCACATAAACTGTAGCTGCAACTGAGCTCTCATCCACATCAGGGAAACTATATGCTCACAAGTGGAAGCAACAGGCGGCTGAAAACCAGTTTCATGAATTAATGGAAATTGTGGTATCACCATAGCAGCAAGAGCTGAGATGTTTGACACAACTTGCCATGTTCTCTGAGCTTTAGCCTTTTAATTATTCCAACATTCGGcaattttctcaaataggtttGGTATTGTCTTTTGTTCTCACACAAAAATTCACTTAAAGACTAACAAGGAATTTTTATATCCATTCAACATAACAGAGATAATTTCatttgaggaaaaataaaatcacacacCTTCAGCTTGCGGGTTCCATGAGGCCTTTTTCCTCTTATtcacaagaaatgaagaaatgaagacaTGTGAGAAGATGTATAATCACCACATTTCTCTGCATCCTGACTTTAGTTGTCCTGCTACTTTACCTTCACTGCTTTGCTGCTTCAATGCGACGCAGCTGCCTTGATTTTATGTATTTGCAGCACTCCTTTAtaccccacctctctctctctctctctctctctctctctctctctctctctttctccatcaccAGAGCGTATATGtagcctgacacacacacacacacacactcacactcacacacacacacatttttgtactTCCGTCTTAGCGAGGACACTGATTGGCATAGTGTATTCCCTGTAGCCCCTACCCATTCAATCTACACCtatttctaaccctaacccttaaactaagtcttaaccctcaaacagcccatcaaaactgggtcagaaagtgaggacaggtaacaatgtcctcacaaagaatctgaacaaatacacacacacacacacacacacacacacacacacattttcacatcttttATGTGAACCTAGAGCCTGTATACCGCAATCTTCCATTCTATTACTTTTCCCATTGAAAGaccaaatcattttcaaatttgaAAACTAAGGTTGAGATTGCTTTGACCTGGGGCTTGAGTGTGTGCGGTGTATGTGGGGGtgcacataaaaaataaatctttattctCATCACTATTTattcaaagacaaaactaaaaatcccACTCAAATCATTACTAAGGACATtttgatatacagtataaatgaaCTATTACTCTGTTGCCTTCGACTCGGCGATTCCCAGTTTTCCGTCTGctaatcatcattattattatttatcagaaTAGGCAGCAAACAGTGATCATGATTGTGGATGTAAAATACAGAACACCACCAACCACaaccaaaaaccaaaacaccTATTGCCACTTAATTGTCCAAACTTTAAACTTGCATcaagtttttttgtcttttcttttttcttaatcGTGCATTTTTATAAGAAAGTGACATCACTTTGAGGCATTCATTGTTCCCAGAGGGTGAATTTTAATGACTTAATTATACCCTAAATAATAATTCCCTGAATTTCCTCCTAAAACCAACACATGGAATCTCATCAGTTTATTCACTTATTATGAGAAATATGTCTGTATGTATTAGATGAGCGGGGACTATAGGGGACTGTAgttcagacattcatggttccaAGAGGACGAATAGCATAGCAATCAGATATCACTGTAATACGACAACATTATAATTAGTTTTAGTACCGTTGATTTACTGGCACAAATCGTTTTGTCTGACCTCACCACAGACACTGAGAATAGCTAGAGAAAGacaattttctccctgattgtctccTTTGCGGTGATATTTAAATGAGTCAATTTCATATccagttaaaaactccttgtagTACGTTGAACTTCTTTTCCCACAGTAACTCATCAGCAACTGGTAAAATCTGTTAAATGACTCCGTCTGCACTTTATGCTCCATTTCAATTACAAGCAGTGGATCTCATGTGACAGTTACATTTGACCCTGGTTTGACTTGGCGGACATCACTCCTCTGACAGACTGACTCAGTTCAACTGACAGACAGGGATTGGTCTTCTCCTGCAGGGCTGCTGTCAGTCGGAATGAGACCTCACTGAACCCACAGCACTGATTAACAAATTGCGTAGTGCAGATACACAAGAATCAAACCCTGTCCCCCTTGTCTGCTAAACTGGTAGTCAGATAAAATCAGGCATTATTTACCTTGGCAAGACACATTTAGTAAACACCACTATAGTTCCAGGCTAACACAAACTGCACTGTGTGATGGGCAAAGTTTCATTAGGTCTAATTTCATCACATCTGCAGCTCCTCGTTTCGAACGAGAGTCTGGGTAAaaatatctctgtgtgtttgtgtgagcagaTGATTTGATCTGAAGTGACTCATGTAATTCAGTATCTTTTCCCCCTGAATCAAACATACAGCGTATGAGTCACTGAGTGTGCTATCATGGTTGAACGTTAGGGCGTAGATTAGGCAAAGTGAAAGCCTAAGTAATGACACCGATATTTTTGAGGAAATATTTGATTTGCTGAGGAGCATCCTACGCAGGACAGGATCGGGCAACTCTGTGCACATAAGTCATCATCGGAGCTTCAGTCAGAGGGCAGAAAATTAACAGTCGACTGCACGCGTCGGAATGACTGCGTCTCGTACCCGCACCTCTCCACATATCCCTGCCTCCCCCCTCGTGTGGGTTACTAATTCGATCACAGCTTTTGATCCCAGTGCAGGGGGCTCCAACACGTCCTCGGCAGCTGGCATGTTCTCACTGGTGCGTCCATTTAGTCGTGCATTAATGGTGTCAGAGAATCCCTCAACATGTCTGCCGGGTCTGCCACCGGAGTCTGTGATTATTCCTTTTTCTGACAGGTTTCCGCAAAATGATGTCCAGTTTTCCCGAAGTGTGACCACACAACCAAACATCACTCTGTGCTTTGTACAAACTGGGTTTCCAGACATGAGCGCCGCAAAATTTCAGAAAAATGGGTTTAGATATTTTGCTGGAGTTTGTCTTCCACAGGAGACTGTCAGgagtcagacatgttcacaacaacaggaacatttctgaaaCATGCATGTGAGGGCTGGCGTCTGggtagaacatgcaggaggcaggacgtgatGCTGGTCTGCTGGTTTTCTCCTGGTACTCTGGCGTCCTCCCtgcagtccaaagacatgcagatttgaGGTTAGGTTAATCTGAGACTCTAAATTGCTTGAAGTTGTGACTgttaatggttgtttgtctctgtatgttggccctgtgatttGCTGGGGACTGAGTTGGGATTGGCTCCGGCCCCGTGTGATCCTCAGAGGATAATCGCTAAtgataatggatgaatggattcTCAGATGGGTTTAATCGGACATTTTACTGAGGGTCTGGCAGGACaggttctggaaaatgtctggagcaactgccTCGGACATTgacgttctcacatacagcccatctggaaaacttcaggaaatggtccagacttcagtgcatgtctgaaagcagctgtatcACAACAGAATTCTTTCTTACTTGCCTTTGGTGGCATTGATTCCAGTTTATTTGTTCGTCAGCTGGTCTGTGATTGTGTCACCACAGACCTCACAGTCAACAGTTTTCATTGGAACTGGTGTTATTGGAGCAGGAGTAATTTTTCAAGGCTGCGAGCTCTGCAAACACAATTACATTGGTCTCCACCGTACTGGACGACGGCCAGAGGGGTCAGAGTCAAATCAAACCAAGACTGGTTGCATAGATGGAGCAGTAGTTCCTCAATTTGGGTtgtcaagggtcaaaggtcaaggtcatggtggcctcacacaacatgtttttggcctccTCAATATGATATCTCATGCCTGTCtttaaggaatttcttcaaagtttgaccagttgtcacttgatctcaaagataaactgatttgattctagtggtcaaaggtcaaggtgaaaGGGGGATACTTCTAGTTTACTGTGCAACATCTACAGTGatttactgaaaaaaaatgatggGATGTTGTGACGTGAAAGTACACAACATCATTATTCATGCCTTTGTCGCAGGTAAATTAGACAACAGAGATTTGCCAGGAAATGAGGCCTGAGAATGATTTGCAGCAAAGGTCACCAATTAGATTAAACCATGGATGTCTGGATGCTGCAGATCAGATCTTTGTATTTATGATATcagcctctgctcctctcagccTACAGCTTCTCACACGTCCCACACAGtgtccagaaaacacacaggcagcctGGAGAAGGTTTTCCTCGTCCTCATATTAAATTCTGTCACGCACCTCCCACCGccttgttctgtgtgtgtgagtaacaGCAAACAGATTTGTGATTCCAGGACCGTTGTGGACCTGCAGGGGGACAGCAGCTGCGTGATGTAAAGTTACGTGTTTCACATAACAATGTAGTATGACTGTGGTTTCTGCTCCCGTGTAAATATGCAATCCTGTTTATCACTGAGACAGTATCGTATGTGAGGTTTTAGGGTCGTGGAGGAGCCCCCGGTGGCTCTCACTGACATTTCCTCCATGAATTGTTTCCTGTATCGTATACGAATGGAGGCCAGGagcatttattttaactgtttgctCTTCTCAGGCTCCACCTGAGCCAGTGGAGGCTGCATGAAGGAATCAAGCGTGGACTCAGTTTATCACTGCTCTCACTTATAATTGGATAGAATGTATCCTCGTGCTTCGTCTTAAATGAGCCTTAAAACTGTAAAGTCTATCCAGAATGAAGAAAACACTGCTATGAAAAGCTCCAGCACACTGTTAAACACATGCGTATAAAatgcaattacatttttttttacttcatcttTAAGCCAACCACCAGTATTTTCTCGCAAGTGCCACTGAAGTTCATTTTAAAGGATACACAGCTGCGTTCCTTTTTCCAATGAGAGTTTAATTATATTTGTGTCACATTAAATCTTCCtctttttattaaaagaaaatataaacactttAATTAAAGCTGCTGCCTTGGAAAGACTAGCAGCAGCATAACAGCATTCATTCCCTTATATGAGTATAGGAGAACCAAATACTTGTTACTGACATCTTTTAATGAAAAGTCtttaatttgtttatatataaagggccaggtgttttttttaaacaatgactTTTAATCTGACATTTAAGAGAACTTTCTCTATGTTTTTGATTGTAGGCATGTGTGTTTTAAGTGTTTGGTCTCACCAGGGGAGACGCTCAGTCCCTACAGATGGAGACACAGGCGTCTGGAGTCTGTCCTGGATCACACTGAGATGAGTGGTTCCTTGGCTGCTGGAGGGACAGTGGAGAAAAATCCTTTTATattcacaaaatgtaaaaacagctCTTTCACTGCTGCTTTACAGACTGTGTCATATTGATTTTAGCAAGGATGTGAAAACAGCTGAGACAGAGacatttttcatccagagaATGTCCAATAGCGCTTTATCTAAATGCAGTATATATATCAACTGATTTAGTTGGTACATTCAAAGTACCTCatcaaccatagactgtatttaaagataaatgacaggTCTCCACTTCcgcccactatccagaaatgaagcggAGATCTTGTGCCGTCATTTAGACTCAAGCtggaccaatcacgagtcagtctcaactcCCATGATGTTTCATCAGGTCTTTCTATCATCAaatcactaattaaaacaaaacttaaaggTGAAAACTTccacatacatcagtgtgataagaacgatctaaaatatatctaaatataaagtatttaaatacaaagggctcattctagggtaaataaaacaacaattcgaataatttagatgaaacacacttgtgaaaacattactaggattattttatataaaattctgccaatagatccctttcaactaaatcttacacactcaacctttaatcaacacaaaatcatttttgcaataattttaataatgaatgaatgaattgattaaataaataatcgaTTTCTGCTTCCAGCTTCTTCAGTGTtgagatttgctgctttttcctGGTTTATATTATTGCACGTTTAGTATCTTGGAGCTCTGCTCACAGTCGATGGGTAAATGTAATGTCCCCTGTATGAACCTTTAAAACTCAATTTGAACCCTCATCACAGTCAAAGTGAAAAGTCAAGCTGAAAACAGCACAAGGCCAACTACATTTCAAAGACAgaacatttttatgtaaattttATGGAATGATAgattgactgtatttatatcgtGGTTATCCAGTCTTAGTGaccagctttttctttttttcatcacattcGCACAGTATTGGTACAGCTCAGCTGGGCCAatgtggggttcagtatcttgctcaaggacactaatgcagactggaggagccagatATCGAACCACTGACCGTCTGGTTAGCGGTCGACCCATGCTGGTTGGCTAGGCTGACCCTGGCAACACCACTGGAGTTGTATGAATTAAGCAGAGAGATTTCAATGAGGACTGTGTCACAGTACGACGGTGAACAGGGAGATTTCAGGACGACCTCAGGGACGATAAACAGGACTCACTGGTGGTGCAGTTCAGATATCTGTCCTCTTCCAGAGCTCATGACTGGGTAATTCCTAATTATGTTTATCCCTTCTTTTGCAGAGGTTAGTGTTAGACTCTCTGTCACTGCTCCTGAGTTTATGGAAAGGGCAGCAGTGACACTCTGTCATACAGTTTTTTCTCCAAACATGGGTAGAGGCCTTTTTTTAGATTCAGACACAGTTTACAGAAGAGAATAGGTGCTGGTGATATACGCGCTCACTTCAAACAATCAGAGGACAGTTACGTATATAGTTacaatcataaaaacaaaataacttgGAGTTAAGCTTGCTGCTGTGGATCCGCTCTTACAGACGCTTCCAGCAGCACGACACGAGATGCACGTAATCACCCTGTGggaaataatcaagaaacaaaCTCTCTATAGTGGATGTAAACACAGAGGGACCAAGACAAGTGGACGTTCGAGTGGAGGAGCAGTGAAGCACTGACATTCTCACGTTCACAATTCGAGCATGAAGCCTTGAAACAGGCCAAACGTAGGAAGATGTGACAGGTGCCGGCTGTCGACTGACACAGTGTCACGTCACTCACAGTGTCCTGCCAGAACAAATGTATTGTTTAAACTGTCTTTTTGTAGGATACTGCACCGGCTGGGGTGTATGTGGaaaaacactcacatttacCGTCGCTTCTTCATCCGACATCACAACGCTGGCCTCAGTTGCCTCCATGTGCTGCAGCCCTAATTTATGATGGCTTTGTTTACAAGAGCACTTCTCCAGGGACAAGCTACTGAACGCTGTGTTTAGGGCCTGTGGCTgaattcagacaaaaaaaaacacaaacaaattccCTCATTTGAACTCATGTGGTCCATGTGGTCTTTTCACCGTTCGCTGAACATAAAGAGCAGCCACAAGCCAAACGGATCCTTTCCTTTGCCTTTCAGGCAGCGAGCGAGATTATCTCATAATTTTATAACCAATGCTAATAGTTCATAAATGTATGCATTTGTGAGAGAGGGTTAGGTATGCAGACTCATTTAGTATGCAGACTTTCTTGAGTACGCTTAAGTGTTACTCTTTCTGCTTGAATGCGTCTCCATCCTCAAAAGCTGCTCAGCATCAAGTGTGTATTACTGCATTTAAGTACTTGAACACAGGGAGGCGCTCGTGCTCTGTGAGTGCCGGGCCCTGCAGCTGGAGGCATGAGTAGAGTATAACTACTGATGCGTACAGCAGGTTGCATCATCATGTAATATTTCCTGTGTCATCGTGCCAGATAAAATTAGTGAGTCCCCCCCGAACCAAATTTCAGTTAGTGTCACAGCCAGACTGCTCCCTCTCCTCGCTGCGTGTCACCGCCCGTCGCAGGGGCGAGGACCCGGGGGGTTCAGAGGGCGCAGACAGTCACAAGTGCTCATCATCACCATGCTACCTTTACATTTGGCTGCAGTCATTTCTGCTACATGCAACTTTTTGCAGCCTGTAATCCTCCCAGAGGGTTTGGTGTGGTTAATCAGctcaaacatgaaataaagcTTTCTCAAGCTTGACTCAttcacacacgtacacacacacacatgtacacacacacacatgcacacacacacttggcacATGACATAACCCTCACCTCATTATAAAAAGGTTTCGCAGAGTCTTTGACCTACAGGTTGACTCCTGGTCGTTTTCCTCGGAGCTGAGGCCCATGAGGTCGTGTTAGGTGTGTCTTCAGGGGAGCGCATGTCTGTTTGATGCACAGCTCCCTCCTGTTGCAAAGAAACCATCTATTCTAAACACAATACATAATAACACAAATCTAATCTAACGGTATGGAAGGTGGAAAACACCATTCTGTCTGGTTTGTGCTCATGGAAAAcaccagatttatttttaaaagcctgCATGAGGAAGCTTGCCACGGAAATATAATATTACCTGCATTACAAAGCAACGTTCTTTCAATTCGGTATCACTGAACACTGATGTGAGCAGACTCCTGATtctgattttgtattttatttttatttcaattattcattttataatttgttcGCAAATTTCAAAATGTGCCTTAAAGGTGTCAATGCTAAGTGGAATGTAACCTACGCAGTCTCTATTTTGTACAAGAACATTCAGGTGCTGGgaattttgtatgtatttatgtgtatgttgttttttggggcatgtgtgttttgctttcttttctttttgttggcTCGTTTCCTCTGCTTTTGGAATATTATGCTGTAAACcctttcttttactttgtggTTTCATACGTACGCATTATCATACCTGCTACGGTTGAGGTAACTGTATTTCTTATGGCAACGATAAAAAGCATAACTCAAGAAAACAATCCTGTCGTCTTTGGGCCCATTTTGAGATTTGTCTTACTCCAAAAATCTCAtgttaaatatttcagataATGCCCTTTTCCCTGCCGTCCAGACGGACTTGGTATTACAAGTGCAGGTTAGAACCGGTGATTGCAGACAGTCTGTGCACTGTCAAAAAATCTCTCTCTACAT
Coding sequences:
- the LOC118117998 gene encoding neuromedin-U receptor 1, encoding MLELNCSLKAIFTSGAQVFSGVGCPEAAVACGMNISWVLANATQQDLDELCLSEEEYLARYLGPLRSPVFSPVCVTYLAIFMVGVLGNCLTCAVILRYRVMQTPTNYYLLSLAVSDLLVLLLGMPLELYDMWQNYPFLLGEGGCYFKTFLFETVCFASILNVTALCGERYVAVVHPLKVKHMTTHAHVRRVIFMLWVLSMVCAVPNTSLHGIMVLPPRFGRPFPRSTICHVVKPTWMYNLIILISTLVFFLLPMLIISVLYLLIGLQLRNEKIMTMADTRCSFGEESVSGSSKKKLSKRNMQVTKMLCVLVVVFGLCWAPFHVDRLMWSYIDTSSQQHLKLFEHVHIISGVCFYLSSAINPILYNLMSTRFREMFSHATCYSNSWPIYSMSQRTRRSTFSEKMTL